The nucleotide sequence AATCTCTATATATAACATTCATCATCTAAAATCGTATCATTTGCAGTTTGTAACTCTACATTACCCAAAATATTCCTCTAAACCAATGTTGCTAAACATCAGCGATGGCAACCTGACCAATTTGTGAAGGACGGTGGCGTCTTGACGGCATCAATAACACTGCTCTCAAGTATATTATCCCTCGTTCCGTTTCTAATGTTGTAATTCTCTATTCCATCCTAACTACTAAATCTAAGCCCCTTTAATCCCAAATCTTTCTTTAAGACATCAACTCGTTTGATTTGGGATTACATCTCAATGTATGCAATTATGTAATGATGGATGAacctaaaatttaaattttgtgccAACTCTAACGGTCAACCCTTGTTTTCAATGCTCGTGGCCTATATGTACTGATGGATGaacctaaaatttaattttgcgCCAACTCGAACGGTCAACCCTTGTTTTCAATGCTCGTGGCCTATATAGctattaaaatagaaaatatgaagTATTAAAACCACGTTTCTTTCTAGTAGTCATGTAATAATACCGCAAAAACTTGTGTGCTTACCTTCTCATACAGTGACTTAGCATCGGCATACTGTTTCTTGACTTCTTGATTGTTAGGTTCCAACCTCATGGCAAACTCGGCATCTGTAATTTAGGGAAATAGATGGTTAATGAATTCAAATATCAGAATGCTTTTGTATTAAGAAAAAACATATGTATATGACTTGCATATTAAGTTCACACACCCTCCATGGATTCTTTATTTTTGCCAAGTTCTTTTCTAGCCGTTGCTCGCCGAGAGTATGCTTTTATGTACCGATCATCAAGATTTAAGGCCTCTGTACAGTCATCCTCAGCCTCTTGAAATCTGCTGACACATAGTTGAGGAATGAAACATAAAATCGTTAGCCAAAAAACTCTTTACGAGCATCAGTAAGGTGATATACCAATTAACACATGACAGTACGTGAAAAACTACTTTCTGATATTTAGGATCACACAATTGTAAAAGACCATAATTTAGTGAAAATTTTATGAATAAGCTATAATTCTTTCAAGACAAAATGCAATCTTGCCTTCTTAGCTTTATATGGGCCATTGCCCTATTTGCATAGGCTACAGCAGTGGGTGAGAAGGCAATGCTCCTTGAATAGCAATCAATAGCTTCCTTAAACTTCTTCTGTTTGAAAAACTCATTACCCTGTAATAGACGGATGGATTGCAGTATCTTCAGAATCACACAAGACGGCAACATAAAAATCAATCCATAATCTATTTATTATTGCTAAAATAATGATCTGTCGGGACACATGTCAGTTCATGACCATCTGATTTCCCACCCAATAACATTTATTTAGACCCATGTTATATAAAGGGTTTCAGTATTAGCAGTATCCAAACAAATTGATTTGCCCCACCCGCAAGACCAAAACAGTTAGAAGAGAGGGAAAAAAGCTCCTACCAGGTCTTTCTCAGAAGCAGCATCAGGAACATCTTCAGAAGCCAAACTGCTACTCACACGACTCAACACGTCATTATTTCTTGAGAAATCATACTGAGCTGAAGAACTTCTCACATGATCAACAGCAATAGTATCTCCTTTTGATCTATTCTCCACACCCATTGATCGATCACTCCGAGAAGATGAACCCTTTATGAATTTCTATGAAAATATAATACGTCACAAATGAATTAATACATCCATACATAAGCAAGCACATACATATATAGCATACCAATATATATGGAAAATAAAGAGGGTCCTTTTCCCATCAACACACCATTGAaacataaagtaagcatgaaagttaagagaagaaccaagtaaataaaaatcaattctaggaTAAAAAACTCCAACTTCtagcttcaagtagaatcaattcgagagaaaaaatcaattctactccaGAGCAATCAAACatgtcataatcaattttggCCACCGCAAGAAGTGAAACCAAAGATACACTAATTCAAAACATTAATCTCACTTTTCATTACTCCTCACAAAGTTGCACATGTATAGTAATTGCAACAAGAAGGTTAAGATAAAATTACCAACATTTTCCTTATGTGACTTCGTTTTGGACGCTTTATCCTTTGTAGAAAGTTCCCAATCCTGCAAGTCGTTTAAGAAACCCTGAAAATCCTGAGAATACAAAAAATCAACGATTAGAAGTATAGGAAAAAGAAACGGTGAAGTATTAAAGTTGCTAAAATCAAATGGAACCGTGAAGAATTAATTAACTGTACCATTTTGTGATGTGATCGTAGCGGTGAAATGAAGTTCAGTTCTGCGTGCTTACAATGAAGTATGAACTATGGAAAAATTGCTTAGTTTGAGACGAAGGGGGTAAAGTAATGGAATGTTTAGAAAGAAGTTTCGCGAAGAAGTACCAATTATAATAAGCCCAAACATTATATTGGGCTAACTATGGTTTACGTGGCTCAAGGCCCAAAATATATTACTAactttctaatatttttttatcgcTATTACTTTTTCCATACTATCAGTTTCTCAcgcaccctattttttttcaagaatacCTTTATTAGGATACATTATGTTGAgctgaatgttttttttttttactcattaaGAAACAATTCttaatcaagttttttttattttacgatCGAACTCTAGATTGCTATGGTTTAATTCCCCTAAGAAATGCAGGGCtaacacccaaaaaaaattaaaaattagttgaatctcattaaaataagaTTAATACATAACAATAGCAACAATAttgaacattataaaaaaaaatatcttattttgtccttgtataaaaaaagtatttcgatgtaaaaaaaatcttccaaTTTACCTTTCatttaattagtttatttttatcttttcatcAACTTTTACCAATAAAACGAAAAGATGAACACGTTAATATGCGTCTTGATCTCAATTACTATAAAATAGTATATCTTTAAGCAGTTTTACATAtttcaaacaagaaaaacactTGTCTTAAAATAAGTGTACAAAATCATCTACGCTGGAGACATCcatttttaaatacttaaataaGTCTTACGGGAATACatcattcatttataattttttaatagtagtacATACTTCATCCGTCtcataataactgagtcattttgTAACACCcagttttcccaacgtaaaaatttcatttatttaatcagagtaatttacataaacggaatgtcacatttcttttcttaaaatcataaacggaataattaattaattatccttcaaaattcaataacataatatttaataattcacagcggaatttattcgaacatctaaaataattttggcacgaaggcctcatcaaagtatctcataaaaatccaattaacaacttaatcatgtaaattcataagtaatacgtaaggaatagaaaagcatgcaacaaagtttccatcccgttacgttaagaaatcgattgcaaggttctcttctcgttcctcctcttctctaggttttctccatctttctccaaaaactggttgtacgtgaaaaactattctgacttctcacttttctctttttataaccttaacctacctattttctcttaactccacttattctcttaaactcttataaattcccaaatcagcccccaaaatatcaatattctattttaatatatatataaaatacttctacaccaaataacaaatatatttctacactagataatataatataatatactactaaaacaccaacctataacacaaaaataacacacatcatcataaatcaaataaattatttaaaaagactctaaactcaataaaataatcaaataaaacaaatagttcaaagagggcgttacacatttcactttttaatacaatattattaatgattttttttcctttataactctaattaatactatttcgtcattttcaattcaatatattccacttttCATTCGAATGCATTAATACTTAACAAGTgcatttaaaactatttttctctccttcatttatacatttttcttaatacatgTGAAATGAGCTTTTGGCTCTGTTAATGcgggacggaaggagtataatTACTCAATCCTTCAACCCAACATATCACACAAATCACTAattaactataaaaaaattatactattaTTACACATCAAATTTTTAACATTCAAAGAGCGTGGATCCCACTTAAAAATAGGATCTTGAGTGAGATACTTGGTCCGATAAGACCCCAAAAAAATATCCTGTCAAAGGAGGTACGTAATAGGCATCCAGCCGATTAAGCCTCTCCCATTGGAATGGTTTACCATCCTAAAACAAAGCACACTTGaactttgaatttgttttgaTAAGTCCTCTTTTGATTTTGTAAAGTGAGGAATGTTAACAACACTCATTTTTGAGTATTCTCTAACATTCACTCTTTCATTGGATAAAACCCATGTATGTTCCACCATTTTATGtgggttcaattttcaaagtctAGATCTACAATGATTTAAACTAATAAGAGAGAGTGTTGCTACCGTTCCTCTCATAAAGTATAGCCAGGCTCTCGGCTATGTCTTGAGGGTGGGGAATGCATTTTCTCGGGAAATTAAAGTTTGGGTTAGGTTAGGGTGACGGTGGATGTAATTTCAGGTCCTAGAAATAAATAAGGTTGAACAACAATGGTTAGACCTCAAATAAGAAGAGACAGTGAAAACTGTCTACAGTCACGGCACAATGATAGAGTAGTAGGGTCGTGGATGACGGATGCAAGCTCTGTAGTCTGCATAAAAGAGGTGCAGTGGTCTTGTCAACATGATTGCCACCACTGTTATGTAGTATTTGTGTTATTATTTGCCTTtcatttcaattcaattcaagtaAATGAAAAAAGCATCTCCCTCTCTCCCTCACTCTTTCTTTTACGTACAACACCTCACTCTCAGGGCCCCTTTCTTTATCATCTTCATGTTCATTCAACCACTCAACTCAATCTTAAAAAACTAACAATAAATCAATCACTCACACATTCAATCAATCACACATCACTCCCCCCATTTTTCGAATTTCTCTTTCCCTTCACTCACTCATTGTCATTACTATACCACCACTACCATTTACCACCACTATTCAACAAtactttcatatttttattaataaaaatacaatattgctcatcaataataaaaatagcaaTTAGAGttcaaatttaaataagttCCCAATATTGCTGCTCTTTGAGAATTATTTGAGAAACTTAATCGTTTTCTAGTGAACacataaacttaaattttttaatttggcaaaaaaaataaaaaatcacaatagATGCAATTATACAAAGGTAGACATGTGATTATAAATCTGATGCCAAAATAAAGCATGTATGATTAGTGTGTTTTTTTAGACAGGTGTCGTCGAAAACTAAGACAAACAATTTTAAGATTATGAGTTGATAAAGACATCTAACATAGCAGCAATGTCACTTAAGCAGAGCCGTTTCTAAAGTTTTGGTGGCAAGCCTATAATTCTAATCTTAAATAACAGGtaataaaaagaattaattttgcaattttggcctcctaagtatcaaaacaacaattttttttattttttttatttttttaatttaaaaattgattttttggtttttaaatttttttaattaattaattacacacgtggcctACCACGTAGGCGTTGAATAagtcaaaattgatcaaaaagaccaaagatgcaaaggggctaaatcttaggggccaaaattgtgGTTTCTATATTTAGGgagccaaaattgcaagtttttgaaagttaagggGGGAAAAGTACACtttaaccttaatttttttttaaagtgtgaACATAATTTACTCTAACATGGTAGTTTAACTACATTACAAaattatctaataaaaaaatcaaaattcataaaaaaaaaaaatcattgaattaattatttaatattcaaattttcACAAAGGTGTTGATTTTTCAAAGAGTTGGAGAAGGGTCACTCTAACCGGGGATAATAAATGGATGGgtaaaacataaatcatcatattaatcaatttaatgACAAAAACTTTTTCCTTTCTGACGAGGTCAATCAAATGGATccaataaatatcaaaatctCCTTTCATAAAACATATCTAATGATAGACAACTCTCAATAAACTTCAGTTGCTATATAAAtacatacttttatttataaatttaagtattatataaatagttgtttaaataacacacATTTATCTAACAGTCACGCATTTGTATGATATATGACCACCTTGCAAGATTATGAGCAATATGGGTCTTAACTTGGTGTGGTAACGCACTTATGAATGAATTAAAAGAGTCCAAAACGCCTTTAGaatcaaaagagaaaatgaCTTCCTTCAAATCCAATTCCCacattcattcaataattgatAGCAAACCCAATGCATCTCCAAAAGTAACATCAGCAACTAATCTTATAATATGTGAGGATCCAGATCAATGTGATATTAGAGTCTCGTCTGAAAAAGTGGATGCATATCATATGAATGTAATAAAAAGAGTGAGCAAGGAAGAAAACCGCATAACCATAGAAACACTATAACTAAAAATCAACCTATTACTCTCACCTCCTCACCTTTCAATCCCAAACTTGTTGTATCTCTCCGAGAAATATGCATCAATATTTCACATTTTGAATCCACTCTAATAATTCGTCTTACACCATAGTAATTAGTCTCATAATTAATATTCGAACTTGTATACAGTAGGTACACTAGTAATTCCACAAATAAGCAGATTGGACTATTGACAACAACCTAGCGTGGCCCATTTGCATCCAACCAGGGCCCTCGTCTACTCCAGTCACATTCCAAATCTAAGTGTGATTTTAATTTCagaattaattaagttttttttttttttttttaaaaaaaatgtcacttttccaaaactatttttataactattaatatcataaaagggaaaaaaattatgtttttcaatGATTCTTTTTTTGActcataataaattaaatatggatttttttttaataccatcAATACATGaggaattttaatatttttttaaggaaggaattttgatatttaatatATAGAGTGGGGATGTctgttattatgatttttttttatctattcacatttatgaaaacaaaaaagtaaaataaaaatgtgttaaTTGCtgcaagacaatttttttttttttgtgtgtggtgCAATGAAAGTTGGGTTTAACATAAGAAATTAATCTTTCACAATGTGTCAAATCTATGTATGCATCCATATTTATTGTCTAAGAgtgttttgaatatgatttaccTATCTTGAATAAAACATACGAGGGTGTGGATTCATACCCTAGAAAAAAGgcgttgattatgattgtttaTATTTAACGTTTTATTGTGGggtaaaaaaaagataaaataatatttcaaaatagaaaaaaataatgtgaatttattttaaaaaagaaaaaaacattaaccattttcttaatttatttaaaaacaaatagcAAACAAAATAACAGTAGAGAgaaggtaaaataaaaattcagaaagaAGATCAAAGTAAGAAATAAAGGgagaaataattttcttttagaatGACAGTAGAGTAAGAGTTTAGAAAGAAGATCGAAgtatgaaaaaatgaaaagaataaagTGCAATATATTCAAAAGAAACATAATAGCAAAGCCAAGAAAAGGCAAAAATTCACATTATGAAAAGaaactcaaataaaaaacaaaattattttatcaaataaaaaataattgaaaaaggtTATTTGACTGTATAATAGTACTATACTATAGTATTTTagattagatttaatttttttgcataaataaaagTTATATAGATTAGATTAGGATTAGATATATAGGAGTGCAGTATCCCGCGGGATACACGGGGGGAAATTTTCTGTTGTGTAAATCCTTAACTTTGAAGGCCCACTGACCCACCTCACTACACTACACTCCTCTTAAAATCCTTCGTACCACGTTTCTGTATCACACACCAGTTCTGTGCCTGTGCTTCATTTCAACGAGAATTTCAACAACTACCAATACTAATACTATATACTATATACTATATTATGTAATAatgtagtaataataatatttgctaGTACTGTTTTTCTGCTCTCTCCGTATTTCTAGCTATCATCACCAGTAACActtttaaattatcattttgattgagaaagagagaagagaaatcaATCAAGAAAGCACATGGATGGGTAATATATTATGTGGTGTGCAtgtatatgttttgtatttatttatttatttacccttTGGTTTGTGTCACTTACAACGTGGTTGTTACTGTTTAAGTTGACACTTGACACTTGATgcacttttattttatcttatctcactttaaCCACTGTATACCCTAACCCTACTATTCCAAGCAAGAAAGCATTAGCATGTGACTATTTTCAACTGTTAGGCCTCCACATTGTACCTGTAGTAGGCTAAATCacatcaaatatatatactatactatactatagagctcaattgaatgaatgaatatgatcATATAATAAGACAGAAAGCACCTAATTTGGATTAAAAGGAGCCTCACTACTCACTAGTGAAGAGAGATTCATTGTATTGAAGTTCCATTatcttccaccgttcttcagtTAATTAAACACTTTTTAAGACTAGAGTTGGGTCTTAATTGCAAATCATTGATTATGTAATGATGTTAGGGAacattgagttgttgttgtggGCTaccaccaaaacaaacaaattaaggCAGGCTACTTATGTAGTACGAGACTATGTAAGAGATTTTTACTCACAAAAGAAACATGAAATGTGATATACTTTTTTCTAAGCACCTCAATAGAATTATATACGAAATAGGGCAGTCTCAAACGTATAAGGTGTGCCTTTTGCAACTACCTCAGAAACTAAGAGTTACAACGGTTACAAATAAGATACAACAGAAAAACATTAGCCAATatccaaacaaacaagagggcttgaccaccactgctgagttccaaaaacaaaggtagcttttttagctttcagccaACCTAAAGACATCAACTTAACCTTATCAAGTAAACAAGGGATGGGGGTAACAACATGATTAAACAGACGATTATTATGTTCATTCCAAACAACCCAGACACATAGAAGCCATATTAGTTGCATAAAAGAACGTCTAGCAGAACACCACCACCTGTCAAATGAGTGAACTGTAAAAAATGATCGAAAATATTATCTGCGTCCACCCCATAGCATCCAATCCAATCTCGCACCAAATGCCACAGCGAACCAAAGGTATCACACAATAAAAAAAGGTGTTGTGCCGATTCAGGATGACCACAACCAGCAACGCACGAGGACATGTCAGGCGATAGCACCCGTCTAGaaatcaaattcgtccttgtCGATAAACGGTCACGAAGGAGCCTCCACGCAAAAACGGAAACCTTCAAGGGAACCTGTTTGTGCCACACCAAATCCAAAGCATAGTCTACGGCCTAAGGTACCTGAGAGACTAACAAACTATATGCACCTCGAACTATGTATCCACTAGATGGGTCTGGAAGCCACACCCAACTATCTACAACATTAGGATTCAAGGAAACATCAAGAAGtaaagccctacactcctctagcAACCCCTCCTCCCACTGCCATAACCTACGTCTCCACCTCCACACTTCCCCCCACCGCTCCGAATCAACAGAGAGCAAGTCTGCCACATACATAGTCTTATTCTCTGTTAACTCAAACAACCGACTAAGTCTCACACAAAGAGGAACCTCCCCTAACCACCTATCAGACCAAAACGAAGTATCAGCCCCATCATCAACTCTCCTCACCTGATCCTCAAACCAGCCGCTACCACCATCTCCATCCCTCACCCTAAGACGACTCACCTCCGACCACCAACAATGAAACTCTCCGGCCCCCAACCTGCCACCTAACTCGCCATACCTGACAACTAAAACCCTATACCACAACCCACCTCTGTCTACCAACATCCGCCAAC is from Medicago truncatula cultivar Jemalong A17 chromosome 1, MtrunA17r5.0-ANR, whole genome shotgun sequence and encodes:
- the LOC112418628 gene encoding uncharacterized protein; protein product: MLVDRGGLWYRVLVVRYGELGGRLGAGEFHCWWSEVSRLRVRDGDGGSGWFEDQVRRVDDGADTSFWSDRWLGEVPLCVRLSRLFELTENKTMYVADLLSVDSERWGEVWRWRRRLWQWEEGLLEECRALLLDVSLNPNVVDSWVWLPDPSSGYIVRGAYSLLVSQVPLKVSVFAWRLLRDRLSTRTNLISRRVLSPDMSSCVAGCGHPESAQHLFLLCDTFGSLWHLVRDWIGCYGVDADNIFDHFLQFTHLTGGGVLLDVLLCN